A genomic segment from Nicotiana tabacum cultivar K326 chromosome 7, ASM71507v2, whole genome shotgun sequence encodes:
- the LOC107826173 gene encoding putative RNA polymerase II subunit B1 CTD phosphatase RPAP2 homolog isoform X1 yields MANEEVIAVKDAIHKLQLYLLEGIKDENQLFAAGSLLSRRDYQDVVTERSIANMCGYPLCSNSLPSERPRNGHYRISLKEHKVYDLHETYMYCSTNCAVNSGAFARSLQDERSSTLNTAKLNEVLKLFVGLHLHSTEDVKESGDLGLSKLKIQEKVDVKGGEVSMEEWMGPSDAIEGYVPQRERNLKPALLNNIKKSSKNKQAKLQNEKNMILHEMDFSSTIITQDGYSISKLPAPVNAVSSKKVKEAQTRTSYEVRDVDVSILGKQVDALQLHSGEETEKTDSNNRSYKVDKFNTGEVSSGPCQHDVKNKSLEVLNMSDAGREYASDDAREKQSLRSSLKSSKYKKMARSVTWADENVDNGTGKLTESSSEISEKGDQANRESGPTNMEEDDDSYRFESAEACAAALKQAAEAVASGSDVPDAVSTAGIIILPPPKEVDEAVLKENDEVLDIEPAPLKWPRKPGVPNYDVFESEDSWYDSPPEGFNLNLSPFSTMFNSLFTWISSSSLSFIYGNDESFNEEYLSVNGSEYPRKIVLSDGRSTEIKQTLARCLARALPGLVADLRLPVPISVLEQGLVLLIDTMSFVDPLPAFRMKQWQLIVLLFLDALSICRIPVLTPYMTGRRTLLPKVLDGAQISAAEYEILKDLIIPLGRVPQFSMQSGG; encoded by the exons ATGGCAAATGAAGAAGTCATCGCTGTTAAAGATGCTATCCACAAGCTGCAACTCTATCTTCTTGAAGGCATTAAAGATGAAAACCAACTCTTTGCTGCTGGGTCTTTGCTGTCTCGGAGAGATTATCAGGATGTAGTAACTGAACGATCAATAGCAAACATGTGTGGTTATCCTCTTTGCAGCAACTCTCTGCCTTCTGAAAGGCCTAGGAATGGACATTACCGGATATCATTGAAGGAGCATAAAGTTTATGATCTTCATGAAACATACATGTACTGTTCAACAAACTGTGCTGTCAACAGTGGAGCATTTGCCCGTAGCTTGCAAGACGAGAGAAGCTCTACTTTAAATACAGCAAAACTTAATGAAGTCTTGAAGCTATTTGTGGGATTGCATTTGCATTCCACAGAGGATGTGAAGGAAAGTGGAGATCTAGGATTATCCAAGTTGAAGATTCAGGAAAAGGTGGATGTAAAGGGTGGTGAAGTTTCAATGGAAGAGTGGATGGGTCCATCTGACGCGATTGAAGGCTATGTTCCCCAGAGAGAACGAAATTTGAAGCCAGCACTGTTGAACAACATTAAGAAAA GTTCCAAGAATAAGCAGGCCAAactccaaaatgagaaaaacatGATACTACATGAGATGGACTTTTCCAGCACTATAATAACTCAAGATGGTTATAGCATTTCAAAGTTACCAGCACCTGTAAATGCTGTCTCAAGTAAAAAGGTTAAAGAAGCACAAACAAGAACAAGCTATGAAGTTAGGGATGTTGATGTTTCTATATTGGGGAAGCAAGTTGATGCCTTGCAGTTGCATTCTggagaagaaacagaaaagacaGATTCGAATAATAGAAGTTATAAGGTCGATAAATTTAACACTGGAGAAGTGTCTTCTGGTCCTTGCCAACATGATGTCAAGAACAAAAGTCTTGAGGTACTAAATATGTCTGATGCTGGAAGAGAATATGCATCAGATGATGCACGTGAAAAACAATCACTCAGATCTTCTCTAAAATCCTCAAAGTACAAGAAAATGGCTCGTTCAGTTACTTGGGCTGATGAAAATGTTGATAATGGCACTGGAAAATTAACGGAGAGTTCATCCGAAATATCAGAAAAAGGGGATCAAGCTAATAGGGAATCAGGCCCTACAAACATGGAAGAGGATGATGATTCATATCGATTTGAATCTGCAGAAGCATGTGCAGCAGCACTAAAACAAGCAGCAGAGGCTGTTGCCTCAGGTTCTGATGTCCCTGATGCTG TGTCCACTGCCGGGATTATAATATTACCACCTCCAAAAGAAGTGGATGAAGCAGTACTTAAGGAGAACGATGAGGTGCTTGATATAGAACCAGCTCCTTTAAAATGGCCAAGAAAACCAGGGGTGCCAAATTATGATGTTTTTGAATCAGAGGACTCTTGGTATGATAGTCCACCAGAGGGGTTTAATTTGAAT CTGTCACCTTTCTCTACGATGTTTAATTCTCTCTTCACATGGATATCATCATCGTCCTTGTCATTCATATATGGCAATGATGAAAGCTTTAATGAGGAGTATTTGTCTGTCAATGGAAGTGAATATCCTCGCAAAATTGTGTTATCTGATGGCCGGTCAACTGAGATCAAGCAGACTCTTGCTAGGTGTCTTGCTCGAGCATTACCGGGATTGGTTGCTGACCTTAGGCTGCCTGTACCAATATCAGTTTTAGAACAAGGACTG GTTCTCTTGATAGATACAATGTCTTTTGTGGATCCACTCCCTGCATTCAGGATGAAGCAGTGGCAACTAATTGTTCTTCTGTTTCTGGATGCTCTTTCCATATGTAGGATACCTGTACTGACTCCATATATGACAGGCAGAAGGACTTTGCTTCCAAAG GTGCTTGATGGTGCTCAGATAAGCGCAGCAGAATATGAGATCTTGAAAGATCTAATCATTCCACTAGGCCGAGTGCCTCAGTTCTCAATGCAAAGTGGAGGCTAA
- the LOC107826173 gene encoding putative RNA polymerase II subunit B1 CTD phosphatase RPAP2 homolog isoform X2 — translation MANEEVIAVKDAIHKLQLYLLEGIKDENQLFAAGSLLSRRDYQDVVTERSIANMCGYPLCSNSLPSERPRNGHYRISLKEHKVYDLHETYMYCSTNCAVNSGAFARSLQDERSSTLNTAKLNEVLKLFVGLHLHSTEDVKESGDLGLSKLKIQEKVDVKGGEVSMEEWMGPSDAIEGYVPQRERNLKPALLNNIKKSSKNKQAKLQNEKNMILHEMDFSSTIITQDGYSISKLPAPVNAVSSKKVKEAQTRTSYEVRDVDVSILGKQVDALQLHSGEETEKTDSNNRSYKVDKFNTGEVSSGPCQHDVKNKSLEVLNMSDAGREYASDDAREKQSLRSSLKSSKYKKMARSVTWADENVDNGTGKLTESSSEISEKGDQANRESGPTNMEEDDDSYRFESAEACAAALKQAAEAVASGSDVPDAVSTAGIIILPPPKEVDEAVLKENDEVLDIEPAPLKWPRKPGVPNYDVFESEDSWYDSPPEGFNLNVLLIDTMSFVDPLPAFRMKQWQLIVLLFLDALSICRIPVLTPYMTGRRTLLPKVLDGAQISAAEYEILKDLIIPLGRVPQFSMQSGG, via the exons ATGGCAAATGAAGAAGTCATCGCTGTTAAAGATGCTATCCACAAGCTGCAACTCTATCTTCTTGAAGGCATTAAAGATGAAAACCAACTCTTTGCTGCTGGGTCTTTGCTGTCTCGGAGAGATTATCAGGATGTAGTAACTGAACGATCAATAGCAAACATGTGTGGTTATCCTCTTTGCAGCAACTCTCTGCCTTCTGAAAGGCCTAGGAATGGACATTACCGGATATCATTGAAGGAGCATAAAGTTTATGATCTTCATGAAACATACATGTACTGTTCAACAAACTGTGCTGTCAACAGTGGAGCATTTGCCCGTAGCTTGCAAGACGAGAGAAGCTCTACTTTAAATACAGCAAAACTTAATGAAGTCTTGAAGCTATTTGTGGGATTGCATTTGCATTCCACAGAGGATGTGAAGGAAAGTGGAGATCTAGGATTATCCAAGTTGAAGATTCAGGAAAAGGTGGATGTAAAGGGTGGTGAAGTTTCAATGGAAGAGTGGATGGGTCCATCTGACGCGATTGAAGGCTATGTTCCCCAGAGAGAACGAAATTTGAAGCCAGCACTGTTGAACAACATTAAGAAAA GTTCCAAGAATAAGCAGGCCAAactccaaaatgagaaaaacatGATACTACATGAGATGGACTTTTCCAGCACTATAATAACTCAAGATGGTTATAGCATTTCAAAGTTACCAGCACCTGTAAATGCTGTCTCAAGTAAAAAGGTTAAAGAAGCACAAACAAGAACAAGCTATGAAGTTAGGGATGTTGATGTTTCTATATTGGGGAAGCAAGTTGATGCCTTGCAGTTGCATTCTggagaagaaacagaaaagacaGATTCGAATAATAGAAGTTATAAGGTCGATAAATTTAACACTGGAGAAGTGTCTTCTGGTCCTTGCCAACATGATGTCAAGAACAAAAGTCTTGAGGTACTAAATATGTCTGATGCTGGAAGAGAATATGCATCAGATGATGCACGTGAAAAACAATCACTCAGATCTTCTCTAAAATCCTCAAAGTACAAGAAAATGGCTCGTTCAGTTACTTGGGCTGATGAAAATGTTGATAATGGCACTGGAAAATTAACGGAGAGTTCATCCGAAATATCAGAAAAAGGGGATCAAGCTAATAGGGAATCAGGCCCTACAAACATGGAAGAGGATGATGATTCATATCGATTTGAATCTGCAGAAGCATGTGCAGCAGCACTAAAACAAGCAGCAGAGGCTGTTGCCTCAGGTTCTGATGTCCCTGATGCTG TGTCCACTGCCGGGATTATAATATTACCACCTCCAAAAGAAGTGGATGAAGCAGTACTTAAGGAGAACGATGAGGTGCTTGATATAGAACCAGCTCCTTTAAAATGGCCAAGAAAACCAGGGGTGCCAAATTATGATGTTTTTGAATCAGAGGACTCTTGGTATGATAGTCCACCAGAGGGGTTTAATTTGAAT GTTCTCTTGATAGATACAATGTCTTTTGTGGATCCACTCCCTGCATTCAGGATGAAGCAGTGGCAACTAATTGTTCTTCTGTTTCTGGATGCTCTTTCCATATGTAGGATACCTGTACTGACTCCATATATGACAGGCAGAAGGACTTTGCTTCCAAAG GTGCTTGATGGTGCTCAGATAAGCGCAGCAGAATATGAGATCTTGAAAGATCTAATCATTCCACTAGGCCGAGTGCCTCAGTTCTCAATGCAAAGTGGAGGCTAA